A genomic window from Pseudomonadales bacterium includes:
- a CDS encoding IS3 family transposase (programmed frameshift), whose amino-acid sequence MSNQRYTPEFKDEAVRQIVERGYPVAEVAERLGVSAHSLHKWVKAIKPSKADAHTAELNDAKKEILKLRAQLRRAEEERDIPKKGRAVLRKPARVKYRFIADHSDRYPVRTMCQLLAASRSGYYEWLFRPHSDRALEDQRLLPLIRASYAASHGVYGYRRIYLDLREAGEPCGKHRVARIMESNEIKAVHGYKRPRIIYGRPAILTPNSLDRQFTVARPDAAWVTDITYIRTWQGWLYLAVVLDLYSRKVVGWSMKPTLAREIVLDALLMAVWRRKPSHEVLIHSDQGSQYGSDDWRKFCQQHHLTPSMSRRGNCWDNAVAESFFGSLKKERIRKRVYKTRELARADVFDYIEVFYNRQRRHEHLGGVSPAAFEAASV is encoded by the exons ATGAGTAATCAGCGATACACCCCGGAATTCAAGGACGAGGCGGTTCGGCAAATCGTCGAACGAGGCTATCCGGTAGCCGAGGTCGCCGAGCGACTTGGCGTGTCCGCTCACAGCCTGCATAAGTGGGTTAAAGCGATCAAACCCAGTAAGGCCGATGCCCATACGGCAGAGCTGAACGACGCGAAGAAGGAAATCCTCAAGCTGCGCGCGCAGTTACGCCGTGCAGAGGAGGAGCGAGACATAC CTAAAAAAGGCCGCGCGGTACTTCGCAAGCCAGCCCGAGTGAAGTACCGCTTTATCGCCGATCATAGTGATCGCTATCCAGTGCGCACCATGTGCCAACTGTTAGCGGCGTCCAGAAGTGGCTATTACGAGTGGCTCTTCCGGCCACACTCCGATCGGGCACTCGAAGATCAGCGGCTGCTGCCCTTGATTCGCGCATCGTATGCGGCCAGTCATGGAGTTTATGGCTATCGCCGGATCTACCTTGATCTTCGCGAGGCAGGGGAGCCGTGCGGCAAGCATCGCGTTGCGCGAATCATGGAATCAAACGAAATAAAGGCCGTACATGGGTACAAGCGGCCGCGGATCATTTATGGCCGCCCAGCAATCCTGACACCCAATTCGCTCGACCGACAGTTTACCGTGGCTCGTCCTGACGCCGCCTGGGTCACTGACATCACGTATATCCGAACGTGGCAGGGATGGCTTTACTTGGCTGTCGTCCTGGATCTCTACTCGCGTAAGGTCGTCGGCTGGTCGATGAAGCCGACGCTGGCGCGTGAGATCGTACTGGACGCCCTTCTGATGGCCGTGTGGCGTCGCAAACCCTCACATGAGGTCCTCATTCACTCCGATCAGGGCTCACAGTACGGAAGTGATGACTGGCGAAAATTCTGCCAACAGCACCATCTGACGCCCAGCATGAGCCGTCGCGGCAACTGCTGGGACAATGCGGTAGCCGAGTCCTTTTTCGGCAGCTTGAAGAAAGAGAGGATCCGCAAACGTGTGTACAAAACCCGCGAACTGGCTCGAGCCGATGTCTTCGATTACATCGAGGTGTTCTATAATCGCCAGCGGCGCCATGAACACCTCGGTGGTGTTAGTCCGGCAGCCTTTGAGGCTGCCTCAGTGTGA
- a CDS encoding helix-turn-helix domain-containing protein has protein sequence MKQKRKLFDELMEGVDAMQQQREGKITLRSHEVEDLPPLEVNADLIRDTRERMHVSRAVFARRLRVSTRTLENWEQGRARPNAQAAALILMVRKFPDTLEKLSELGNQAA, from the coding sequence ATGAAGCAAAAACGCAAGTTGTTCGATGAGCTGATGGAAGGCGTTGATGCCATGCAGCAGCAGCGCGAGGGAAAGATCACGCTACGCTCGCATGAGGTCGAGGACCTGCCTCCTCTCGAAGTGAATGCAGACCTCATCCGTGACACGCGCGAACGTATGCACGTCTCGCGCGCCGTGTTTGCCCGTCGCCTGCGCGTATCGACGCGCACTCTAGAAAACTGGGAGCAAGGCAGGGCGCGCCCCAATGCCCAGGCCGCTGCGTTGATTCTGATGGTGAGGAAGTTTCCCGATACGCTAGAGAAGTTAAGCGAGTTAGGCAACCAGGCGGCATGA
- a CDS encoding type II toxin-antitoxin system RelE/ParE family toxin, translating into MKLVFLETPLFTRLLGDYLTDQRYRELQRELMENPEMGDVMPGTGGFRKVRWEDALRGKGKRGGLRIIYYYLSAEDQIWFFTLYNKDEAADLTTEEKKLLKKAIQTELEARRRRA; encoded by the coding sequence ATGAAATTGGTCTTCCTGGAAACGCCTCTATTCACGCGCCTCCTTGGCGACTATCTGACCGACCAGCGCTATCGGGAGCTGCAGCGCGAGTTGATGGAGAACCCGGAAATGGGTGATGTGATGCCCGGCACCGGCGGGTTTCGCAAAGTCCGTTGGGAAGACGCACTTCGCGGCAAAGGCAAGCGAGGTGGACTGCGAATCATTTATTACTACCTGTCGGCCGAAGACCAGATTTGGTTCTTCACTCTTTATAACAAGGATGAAGCCGCCGACCTGACGACGGAAGAAAAGAAGTTATTGAAGAAGGCTATCCAGACCGAATTGGAAGCCAGGAGACGAAGGGCATGA
- a CDS encoding transcriptional regulator produces the protein MKQKRTLFNELMEGVDAMQQQREGKITLRSHEVEDLPPLEVDADLIRDTCKRMHISRAVFARRLRVSTRTLENWEQGRARPNAQAAALILMVRKFPDTLEKLSELGHRAA, from the coding sequence ATGAAGCAAAAGCGCACGTTGTTCAATGAACTGATGGAAGGCGTCGATGCCATGCAGCAACAGCGTGAGGGGAAAATCACGCTACGCTCGCATGAGGTCGAGGACCTCCCCCCACTCGAAGTGGACGCGGATCTCATCCGCGACACGTGCAAGCGGATGCACATCTCCCGCGCCGTGTTTGCCCGCCGCCTGCGCGTGTCTACGCGTACTCTCGAAAACTGGGAGCAAGGCCGGGCTCGGCCCAATGCCCAAGCCGCTGCATTGATACTGATGGTGAGGAAGTTTCCCGATACCTTGGAGAAACTGAGCGAGTTAGGGCACCGGGCGGCTTGA
- a CDS encoding type II toxin-antitoxin system RelE/ParE family toxin, which yields MENPELGDVMPGTGGFRKVRWEDARRGKGKRGGLRVIYYYLSADHQIWFFTLYDKDEVADLTTEEKKVLKKAIQAELEARRLRS from the coding sequence ATGGAGAATCCGGAACTGGGTGATGTGATGCCCGGCACCGGCGGGTTTCGCAAGGTTCGTTGGGAAGACGCCCGTCGCGGCAAAGGCAAGCGAGGTGGATTGAGGGTCATTTATTACTACCTGTCGGCCGATCACCAGATTTGGTTCTTCACGCTCTACGACAAGGATGAAGTCGCCGACCTGACGACGGAAGAGAAGAAGGTATTGAAGAAGGCTATCCAGGCCGAATTGGAGGCCAGGAGACTGAGGTCATGA
- a CDS encoding alpha/beta hydrolase: MSARHRLPGTPGPDRFLAGAGGCRLAADVWGNPAGPLVILQHGGGQTRHAWKGAGEILGRAGYHAVALDARGHGDSDWAPDGVHGQDVMVADLCRVAQQLGRGVSLVACGEDHVDATALVLVDVGHRIETEGVQKIQAFMNRRPEGFDSLEEVADAIASYQPHRRRPRYLAGLAKNFRLGDDGRYHWHWDPRFRTGHRDVGKREARLTTCVRALRLPTLLVRGGLSDVLSEQGAQEFLALCPHAEYVNVTEAGHMVAGDRNDVFANAVIEFPARVVPVDGEPRQPPHAPRPHYQGPRGT; this comes from the coding sequence GTGAGTGCAAGACATCGGTTACCGGGAACCCCGGGTCCAGACAGATTCCTGGCAGGTGCCGGTGGTTGCCGGCTGGCGGCGGACGTGTGGGGGAATCCGGCCGGGCCGCTGGTCATTCTCCAGCATGGCGGCGGGCAGACGCGCCACGCCTGGAAAGGCGCGGGCGAAATCCTCGGCCGGGCCGGCTATCACGCGGTTGCGCTCGATGCCCGCGGCCACGGAGACTCGGACTGGGCGCCTGACGGCGTACACGGTCAGGATGTCATGGTGGCGGACCTGTGCCGGGTGGCGCAGCAGCTGGGACGCGGCGTGAGCCTGGTGGCCTGCGGCGAGGATCACGTGGACGCGACCGCGCTGGTGCTGGTCGACGTCGGCCACCGCATCGAGACGGAGGGCGTCCAGAAGATTCAGGCGTTCATGAACCGGAGGCCGGAGGGTTTCGATTCTCTAGAGGAGGTCGCCGACGCCATCGCCAGCTATCAGCCGCACCGCCGGCGACCGCGATACCTCGCTGGACTGGCCAAGAATTTCCGCCTGGGCGACGACGGCCGGTACCACTGGCATTGGGACCCACGATTTCGCACCGGCCATCGTGACGTCGGCAAGCGCGAGGCTCGGCTGACCACGTGCGTCCGAGCGTTGCGCCTGCCCACGCTGCTGGTGCGTGGTGGGTTGTCGGACGTCTTGAGCGAGCAAGGAGCGCAGGAGTTTCTGGCCCTGTGTCCGCATGCCGAGTACGTGAACGTAACGGAGGCGGGGCATATGGTGGCGGGCGATCGTAACGATGTTTTCGCCAATGCGGTCATCGAGTTTCCGGCGAGAGTGGTGCCCGTGGACGGCGAGCCGCGGCAACCGCCCCACGCGCCGCGCCCGCATTACCAGGGGCCCCGGGGGACGTGA
- a CDS encoding alpha/beta hydrolase fold domain-containing protein codes for MTTTRLFWQGIRCPRTWRSAALRSEQPVPTGSSRRGLAGSGHAVSARQRYAIGSGTAYHEFGVRMAGAADCRVLLLDYRLAPEHPFPAAVDDAVAAYRYLLEESARPGRVVIAGDSAGGGLALATLARLQDEGEALPTLVSASRPGPIWRPPVIPIAPGQWTIRWFGSMGCGKWRGYMPRTTCAIRWHHRYLPTSRVFRPFTWRSEFGRRSSTNVNNRLADARIFCSVVWRRSSSTGTPERLTEQLRRLEVELPLGYLLAAPLSHEGFDLLTERVIPQLG; via the coding sequence GTGACAACTACGCGGCTATTCTGGCAGGGAATCCGTTGCCCGAGGACATGGAGATCCGCAGCGTTGAGGTCGGAGCAGCCAGTGCCGACTGGGTCGAGCCGCCGGGGCCTCGCCGGATCGGGTCATGCTGTATCTGCACGGCAGCGCTACGCCATCGGCTCGGGCACCGCATACCACGAGTTCGGCGTGCGCATGGCGGGCGCTGCGGATTGCCGGGTGTTGTTGCTCGATTACCGCCTTGCCCCGGAGCACCCGTTTCCGGCTGCCGTGGACGATGCGGTGGCTGCATACCGCTATCTGCTCGAGGAGTCGGCGCGCCCGGGGCGCGTGGTCATTGCCGGCGACTCCGCCGGCGGCGGTCTCGCGTTGGCGACGCTGGCGCGGCTGCAGGACGAGGGCGAGGCGCTGCCGACGCTGGTATCTGCTTCTCGCCCTGGACCGATCTGGAGGCCACCGGTGATTCCCATCGCCCCGGGGCAGTGGACGATCCGCTGGTTCGGATCGATGGGCTGCGGGAAATGGCGCGGCTATATGCCGAGGACAACCTGCGCCATCCGCTGGCATCACCGCTACTTGCCGACTTCCAGGGTTTTCCGCCCCTTCACGTGGAGGTCGGAATTCGGGAGGCGCTCCTCGACGAACGTCAACAACAGGTTGGCGGACGCAAGGATCTTCTGCAGCGTTGTCTGGAGGAGGTCGTCGTCTACGGGTACGCCGGAGCGGCTCACGGAGCAGCTGCGGCGGCTCGAGGTCGAGCTGCCACTGGGCTACCTGCTGGCGGCGCCGCTTAGCCACGAGGGCTTTGATCTGCTGACCGAGCGGGTCATTCCGCAGCTGGGCTGA
- a CDS encoding MaoC family dehydratase N-terminal domain-containing protein — MIDVDSLKNQFLGAEFDAREFVLDPGKLVAVARAVGETRPEYLEPDHPEFQATPAFIGSLAAARHLPMDFPALGGIPMDGGKAVLRIAPVRPGMRLTGRSHLHDIYDKSGRSGRMIFIVSRMEIFDPDERHVATSDARMVVRERPRS; from the coding sequence TTGATTGACGTCGACTCCCTGAAGAATCAGTTTCTGGGCGCAGAATTCGATGCCCGGGAATTCGTCCTCGACCCCGGGAAGCTGGTCGCCGTGGCCCGTGCGGTGGGCGAAACGCGACCCGAGTATCTCGAGCCCGACCATCCCGAGTTTCAGGCTACGCCGGCCTTCATCGGCAGCCTGGCAGCGGCACGGCATCTGCCGATGGATTTTCCGGCGCTCGGCGGCATCCCCATGGACGGCGGCAAGGCGGTGTTGCGCATCGCCCCGGTGCGCCCGGGGATGCGCCTTACCGGGCGCAGCCATCTGCACGACATCTATGACAAAAGCGGGCGCTCCGGACGCATGATCTTCATCGTCTCGCGCATGGAGATCTTCGACCCCGACGAGCGCCACGTGGCGACCAGCGATGCGCGCATGGTCGTGCGGGAGCGGCCGCGGTCATGA
- a CDS encoding SDR family oxidoreductase yields the protein MNRFSGKVVVVTGAASGFGEAIARRFAAEGTSVCLSDIDVERLAAELGSGERPVDCAPADLSQEDDVPKLIETDRTTFGALDVLVNNAGYSHGAVLTSSRRLALELARHNIRVNAVNPVAAATGFMKGSMGVDELSADQRAALVSTIPRGRLAEPRDVAAAVAFLASDEADMITGTSIDVDGGRSI from the coding sequence ATGAACCGGTTCAGCGGAAAGGTCGTGGTCGTGACCGGTGCGGCCTCGGGCTTCGGAGAAGCCATCGCGCGGCGTTTCGCCGCCGAGGGCACCAGCGTCTGCCTCTCGGACATCGACGTCGAGCGGCTCGCGGCCGAACTCGGCAGCGGCGAACGCCCGGTGGACTGCGCGCCAGCGGATTTGTCGCAGGAAGACGATGTGCCCAAGCTCATCGAAACAGACCGCACCACGTTCGGTGCCCTCGACGTGCTGGTCAACAATGCCGGCTATTCTCATGGCGCGGTGCTGACCTCGAGTCGCAGGCTCGCGCTGGAACTCGCAAGGCACAACATACGCGTCAACGCCGTGAACCCGGTGGCAGCGGCCACCGGGTTCATGAAGGGCTCCATGGGCGTGGATGAGCTCAGCGCCGATCAGCGCGCGGCACTGGTGAGCACCATTCCCCGGGGCCGGCTGGCAGAGCCGCGTGACGTCGCGGCCGCCGTGGCCTTTCTCGCCTCCGACGAGGCCGACATGATCACGGGAACGAGCATCGACGTCGACGGTGGGCGCAGCATCTGA
- a CDS encoding NAD(P)/FAD-dependent oxidoreductase — translation MTKTTARQQELSFAIIGGGMAGILSAIKLRDAGYTNFTIYEKADRLGGTWRENCYPGISCDVPSHSYCYDFEPNPEWSHTCAPGGEILEYFETVAEKYGVTDKVVLGAEVCRIVFADGRWHLECKDGRKDVVDLVVAATGVLHHPRYPDIPGLDAFAGPCFHTARWDHSVPLEGKRVGIIGTGSTAIQVVGAITGKVGQLTQFQRTAQWIMPRPNPAYTEEEKAEFRRNPDAMRRIRAEQMEIFEHGFSSAVVGENPEALRAIEALTLANLEDNIKDPVLREKLRPDYKAACKRLIMSDNYYEAIQRPNAELVTDTIDRIEPAGVRTASGRLHELDVLVLATGFKVDQFLRPIEVIGYEGVTLEQAWIERPSAYLSVCVPGFPNLVMLNGPNGPVGNFSLIDVADIQLAYFFQLVARVREGEFRQFSATPEAAERFEAERVEATRKTVWVSGCSSWYLDDRGVPAAWPWSMQRFREVMRSPDLKDFAVA, via the coding sequence ATGACGAAGACCACGGCTCGGCAGCAGGAACTCTCTTTTGCCATCATCGGCGGCGGGATGGCAGGCATTCTCAGCGCCATCAAGCTGCGTGACGCCGGCTACACCAACTTCACGATCTACGAGAAAGCGGACCGGCTGGGAGGCACCTGGCGCGAGAACTGCTACCCGGGCATTTCCTGCGACGTGCCATCCCATTCCTACTGCTACGACTTCGAGCCGAATCCGGAGTGGTCGCACACCTGCGCGCCGGGCGGCGAGATCCTCGAGTATTTCGAGACGGTCGCGGAGAAGTACGGCGTGACGGACAAGGTGGTGCTGGGCGCCGAGGTCTGCCGGATCGTCTTCGCCGACGGCAGGTGGCATCTCGAGTGTAAGGACGGTCGTAAGGACGTGGTGGATCTCGTCGTGGCCGCGACCGGCGTTTTGCACCATCCCCGGTACCCGGACATTCCCGGGCTCGACGCGTTCGCGGGCCCCTGCTTTCATACCGCGCGCTGGGATCACTCGGTTCCGCTCGAGGGCAAGCGCGTCGGCATCATCGGCACGGGCTCGACCGCGATTCAGGTGGTCGGCGCGATTACCGGAAAGGTGGGCCAGCTTACCCAGTTCCAGCGCACAGCCCAATGGATCATGCCGCGCCCGAACCCGGCCTACACCGAGGAGGAGAAAGCGGAGTTCCGGCGCAACCCGGATGCCATGCGCAGGATCCGGGCCGAACAGATGGAAATCTTCGAGCATGGCTTCTCATCTGCCGTGGTGGGCGAGAATCCCGAGGCGCTCCGTGCCATCGAGGCGCTGACGCTGGCAAACCTCGAAGACAACATCAAAGACCCCGTGCTGCGTGAGAAGCTCCGTCCGGACTATAAGGCGGCTTGCAAGCGGCTGATCATGTCCGACAACTACTACGAGGCCATTCAGCGGCCGAACGCAGAGCTGGTCACGGACACCATCGACCGAATCGAGCCCGCTGGCGTGCGCACCGCAAGCGGGCGGCTGCACGAGCTTGACGTTCTGGTGCTGGCCACGGGCTTCAAAGTCGACCAGTTCCTGCGGCCCATCGAGGTGATCGGCTACGAGGGCGTCACCCTGGAGCAGGCGTGGATCGAGCGTCCATCAGCCTATCTCTCGGTATGCGTGCCCGGCTTTCCGAACCTGGTCATGCTCAACGGACCCAACGGCCCCGTCGGCAATTTCTCGCTCATCGACGTCGCAGACATTCAGCTCGCGTATTTTTTCCAGCTCGTGGCGCGCGTGCGCGAGGGGGAATTCCGGCAATTCTCCGCCACCCCCGAGGCGGCGGAGCGGTTCGAAGCCGAACGGGTCGAAGCCACCAGGAAGACCGTATGGGTCTCCGGCTGCAGCAGCTGGTATCTCGATGATCGGGGCGTCCCAGCCGCGTGGCCCTGGTCGATGCAGCGCTTCCGGGAAGTGATGAGGTCACCCGACCTGAAGGACTTCGCGGTGGCCTGA
- a CDS encoding NUDIX domain-containing protein: protein MVLLREAPEVQVLMLHRTSEVAFGGMWVFPGGHIDPPDYPPSGDPELAARNAAVREAAEEAGVVCRPQGFVWFAHWTPPPIAPRRFATWFFAARADNQAITVDGGEIRDHAWLSPAGALARHAAGEIDLAPPTWVTLHHLSAERSVTALLERLRSSGPRFYETHVGKRADGVPVSMWHGDAGYKAWDADVPGPRHRLVMSRGDFRFEYTIEDPG, encoded by the coding sequence GTGGTGCTGCTGCGTGAGGCCCCGGAAGTGCAGGTGCTGATGTTGCACCGGACCTCCGAGGTGGCGTTCGGCGGTATGTGGGTGTTTCCAGGCGGGCACATCGATCCGCCCGACTACCCGCCGAGCGGCGATCCCGAGCTGGCTGCGCGCAATGCCGCCGTTCGCGAGGCGGCGGAAGAGGCTGGCGTGGTCTGTCGCCCGCAAGGGTTCGTTTGGTTCGCGCATTGGACACCGCCGCCCATCGCGCCGCGGCGCTTCGCCACCTGGTTCTTCGCGGCGCGTGCCGATAATCAGGCGATTACGGTGGACGGCGGCGAGATACGCGATCATGCGTGGCTCTCGCCTGCAGGGGCGCTGGCACGGCATGCTGCCGGGGAGATCGATCTGGCGCCGCCGACGTGGGTGACCCTGCATCATCTGTCCGCCGAGCGCTCCGTCACGGCTCTGCTCGAGCGCTTACGGTCGTCAGGTCCGAGGTTCTATGAGACCCACGTGGGCAAGCGGGCCGACGGCGTTCCCGTCTCGATGTGGCACGGTGACGCCGGCTACAAGGCATGGGATGCCGACGTGCCGGGGCCTCGTCACCGACTCGTGATGTCGAGAGGCGACTTCCGCTTCGAGTACACGATCGAGGACCCGGGGTAG
- a CDS encoding carboxymuconolactone decarboxylase family protein has product MTEEEKSKLARAITEQLPAPEEIRDDWGRFIIETVLPEGVWSRPGLATRERSLITIAALCALHRPNELKLHIGRGLHNGLSRAEVSEVIMHMAIYGGFPVAVEGMRIAREVFDEHDDG; this is encoded by the coding sequence ATGACAGAGGAAGAGAAGAGTAAGCTGGCGCGAGCCATCACCGAGCAGCTGCCGGCGCCGGAGGAGATCCGCGACGACTGGGGCCGCTTCATCATCGAGACGGTGCTGCCGGAGGGCGTATGGTCACGGCCGGGGCTGGCGACACGCGAGCGGAGTCTGATCACCATTGCTGCGCTGTGTGCGCTGCACCGGCCGAACGAGCTGAAGCTGCACATCGGCCGGGGTCTGCACAACGGGCTCAGCCGGGCGGAGGTCTCGGAAGTGATCATGCACATGGCCATCTATGGAGGCTTTCCGGTCGCCGTGGAAGGCATGCGTATTGCCCGCGAAGTGTTCGACGAGCATGATGACGGCTGA
- a CDS encoding SRPBCC family protein: MKHDIQVSQAKRLFELMDRRTTDLAPSVMTQPVADYVCHDLAACERAVLFRRLALLIALGCELPRPGDYLCDDFSGMPIVVRRCEDGSVAAWRNVCSHRGARLLNGRGSSPERLTCPYHAWTYAADSGRLLAVPFERGFEEIDTGCLGLVPLPVREIHGLIFAVPEPGVELDADRFLEEVGDDLAQFGLEGYHHFETRVLEQPLNWKLVVDTFLETYHLGTLHRSTIAPILHSNLSTFTPMGRHLRMIAARRSIEQLRTQPECEWDLVRHSAMVYVIFPNTVFIMQGDHLETWRVYPGASPDASRMHVSLYTPEPACSESAVRHWRKNLDLLMATVLEEDFPLAADMQRDFSVRNDHLLFGRNEPALQHFHRMLHDALRNSIGERDDRGREE, translated from the coding sequence GTGAAACACGACATCCAGGTGAGCCAGGCGAAGCGCCTGTTCGAGCTGATGGATCGGCGCACGACGGATCTGGCGCCGAGCGTGATGACCCAGCCGGTGGCCGATTACGTCTGCCACGATCTGGCGGCCTGCGAGCGGGCGGTTTTGTTCCGCCGCCTAGCACTACTGATCGCCCTTGGTTGCGAACTGCCGCGCCCCGGCGACTACCTGTGCGACGACTTCTCCGGAATGCCCATCGTCGTGCGGCGCTGCGAGGATGGCTCTGTCGCGGCCTGGCGCAACGTGTGCAGCCATCGAGGCGCCCGTCTGCTTAATGGCCGGGGCTCGTCGCCAGAGCGTCTGACCTGCCCCTATCATGCGTGGACATACGCCGCGGACTCCGGAAGGCTGCTGGCCGTTCCCTTCGAGCGCGGGTTCGAGGAGATCGACACCGGGTGTCTGGGGCTGGTGCCCTTGCCCGTCCGGGAGATTCACGGCCTGATCTTCGCGGTGCCGGAACCGGGCGTCGAGCTGGACGCGGACCGCTTTCTGGAAGAGGTGGGGGACGACCTGGCGCAATTCGGCCTCGAGGGCTATCACCACTTCGAGACGCGCGTGCTGGAGCAGCCGCTCAACTGGAAGCTCGTGGTGGATACTTTCCTCGAGACCTATCACCTCGGCACGCTGCACCGGAGCACCATCGCGCCGATCCTCCACAGCAACCTCAGCACGTTCACGCCGATGGGCCGCCATTTGCGCATGATCGCCGCCCGGCGCAGCATCGAGCAGCTGCGCACGCAGCCGGAGTGCGAGTGGGATCTGGTGCGTCACAGCGCCATGGTATACGTGATCTTCCCGAACACGGTCTTCATCATGCAGGGCGATCATCTGGAGACGTGGCGGGTCTATCCGGGTGCTTCTCCGGACGCCTCGCGCATGCACGTGTCGTTGTACACGCCGGAGCCCGCCTGCAGCGAGTCTGCCGTCCGCCACTGGCGGAAGAACCTGGATCTGTTGATGGCCACCGTGCTGGAAGAGGATTTTCCGCTGGCCGCAGACATGCAGCGGGACTTTTCGGTCCGGAACGATCATCTCTTGTTCGGACGAAACGAGCCTGCCCTTCAACACTTTCACCGGATGCTGCACGACGCACTTAGGAATTCCATAGGAGAACGCGATGACAGAGGAAGAGAAGAGTAA
- a CDS encoding OB-fold domain-containing protein: MPHYRGARPHRRALAGRHAVRLVVHSHAQDGQHGFDPGGGYAVGQIDLPEGVRVQTRIDGGPEDFEVGMPMRLEADVVATDEDGTEYCGFKFVPQSTSSTRSTP; the protein is encoded by the coding sequence TTGCCCCATTACCGAGGAGCCCGTCCACACCGTCGAGCTCTCGCGGGAAGGCACGCTGTACGCCTGGTCGTTCATTCACATGCCCAGGATGGGCAGCATGGATTCGACCCCGGCGGCGGGTATGCGGTGGGGCAGATCGACCTGCCGGAAGGCGTACGCGTGCAGACGCGGATCGACGGCGGGCCGGAGGACTTCGAGGTCGGTATGCCGATGCGGCTGGAAGCCGACGTGGTCGCGACCGATGAAGACGGCACGGAATATTGCGGCTTCAAGTTCGTTCCCCAGAGTACGTCGAGCACAAGGAGCACGCCGTGA
- a CDS encoding thiolase family protein, which translates to MNREVYVIGVGMHPFTKGYVPLRDMYFTAGVGALEDAGLKFRDIGCLYNGYIGGGMMEGVGYAKDLGMTGLPVVHVENASATGSSAFREAVWAVSGGAADVAMAMGFDDMARIGMPRRKPPPGRKKAVPGFENILLPAGFFAMWAVRRMHEAGTTVETFAAIAAKNWNHARHNPMAQRRADHEITVEEVLAAPMVAYPHTAMMACASGAGAACAIVATREWAKRLASGRPLVKVVASQLQSEVYSQGHVFLGAVVGPASSTERTAQLAYEEAGLGPKDLSLVHVHDAFPIEELMYYELLGICGPGEGDRLVHDGDTAIGGRIPFSTDGGLTARGHPGRPTGLAQVWDATRQLRGEQGPFQVPGARNALVHMMGAGSVCAIHILQRE; encoded by the coding sequence GTGAACCGGGAAGTCTACGTCATCGGAGTCGGCATGCACCCCTTTACCAAAGGCTACGTGCCGCTTAGAGACATGTACTTCACCGCAGGCGTCGGCGCCCTCGAAGACGCGGGTCTGAAGTTCCGCGACATCGGCTGCTTGTACAACGGCTACATCGGCGGCGGGATGATGGAAGGTGTCGGCTACGCGAAGGATCTGGGCATGACTGGCCTCCCTGTGGTCCACGTAGAAAATGCCTCGGCCACCGGCTCGTCGGCGTTTCGCGAGGCCGTCTGGGCCGTCTCCGGCGGCGCGGCCGACGTGGCGATGGCCATGGGGTTCGACGACATGGCCCGCATTGGCATGCCTCGGCGCAAGCCGCCGCCGGGGCGGAAGAAGGCGGTGCCGGGGTTCGAAAACATCCTGCTGCCGGCAGGCTTCTTCGCCATGTGGGCGGTGCGCCGCATGCACGAGGCGGGCACCACGGTGGAGACCTTTGCGGCCATCGCCGCCAAGAACTGGAACCACGCCCGTCATAATCCCATGGCGCAGCGCCGCGCCGACCACGAGATCACCGTGGAAGAGGTCCTGGCAGCACCCATGGTCGCCTACCCGCACACGGCGATGATGGCGTGCGCCAGCGGCGCCGGCGCCGCCTGCGCCATCGTCGCCACGCGGGAGTGGGCCAAGCGGCTGGCCAGCGGCCGGCCCCTGGTCAAGGTGGTCGCCTCTCAGCTGCAGTCGGAGGTCTACTCCCAGGGCCACGTCTTCCTCGGAGCCGTCGTTGGCCCTGCGAGCTCCACCGAACGCACGGCGCAGCTCGCGTACGAGGAGGCCGGATTGGGGCCGAAAGACCTCAGCCTCGTCCATGTCCACGACGCCTTCCCCATCGAGGAGCTGATGTACTACGAGCTGCTCGGCATCTGCGGGCCGGGCGAAGGGGACCGCCTCGTTCACGATGGCGACACGGCGATCGGTGGACGCATCCCGTTCTCCACCGACGGCGGCCTCACTGCTCGCGGCCATCCTGGGAGGCCCACGGGCCTCGCTCAGGTCTGGGATGCGACTCGGCAGCTACGCGGCGAGCAAGGCCCGTTTCAGGTGCCGGGCGCGAGGAACGCGCTGGTGCACATGATGGGCGCCGGGTCCGTATGCGCCATCCATATCCTGCAGCGCGAGTGA